A DNA window from Hymenobacter aquaticus contains the following coding sequences:
- a CDS encoding GNAT family N-acetyltransferase, whose product MSIVVRALTALEATAQVPALTELFQDALESGAALGFMLPVAPGELQEYWHEVAQALTEGNRVLLVAEADGRIIGTAQLDLATKNNGLHRAEVCKVMVHSRARRQGIGRQLMQAVEDHARQHQRTTLILDTRQHDPSEQLYQQAGYTVGGVIPDFARSSSGELHATVIYYKLLFG is encoded by the coding sequence ATGTCGATAGTCGTTCGAGCCCTTACCGCCCTTGAGGCTACCGCCCAGGTTCCGGCCCTGACTGAGTTGTTCCAGGATGCGCTGGAATCGGGGGCGGCGCTGGGCTTTATGCTGCCCGTAGCCCCCGGCGAGCTGCAGGAATACTGGCACGAGGTGGCCCAGGCCCTGACGGAAGGCAACCGGGTGCTGCTCGTGGCCGAAGCAGACGGCCGGATCATAGGCACCGCGCAGCTGGACCTGGCCACGAAAAATAACGGCTTGCACCGGGCCGAGGTCTGCAAGGTGATGGTGCACTCCCGGGCCCGGCGCCAGGGCATCGGCCGGCAGCTGATGCAGGCCGTGGAAGACCACGCCCGCCAGCACCAGCGCACCACGCTCATTCTGGACACCCGCCAGCACGACCCCTCCGAGCAGCTCTACCAGCAGGCGGGCTACACCGTGGGCGGCGTTATCCCCGACTTTGCCCGCAGCTCCTCGGGCGAGCTGCACGCTACCGTCATCTACTACAAGCTGCTGTTCGGCTAA
- a CDS encoding S66 peptidase family protein, with the protein MPISPPPLRPGDQVALVGTARKVTAEEMAPAVDILTRWGLRVVLGESITAAHHQFAGSDELRRRDLQQQLDAPDIRAILCARGGYGTTRIIDQLDFSGFAQHPKWVAGFSDITTLNCHLLKLGYESIHGVMAFIFNQAGGEASLESLRRALFGEPISYAVPAHPLNRPGSATGELIGGNLTLLQNLTGTASDCPTDGRILFLEDVAEYLLSIDRMMVHLDRTGKLRNLAGLVVGHFTDPQDNAVPFGQTPDEIIATYAAKYQFPVAYGFPVGHEPQNMALICGRPARLTVTAAGTELSYL; encoded by the coding sequence ATGCCCATCTCCCCTCCCCCGCTCCGCCCCGGCGACCAGGTCGCCCTGGTCGGCACCGCCCGCAAGGTAACGGCCGAAGAAATGGCGCCGGCGGTCGACATCCTGACCCGCTGGGGCCTGCGCGTCGTGCTGGGCGAGTCCATTACGGCCGCGCACCACCAGTTTGCCGGCTCCGACGAGCTGCGCCGCCGCGACTTGCAGCAGCAGCTCGACGCGCCCGACATCCGGGCCATTCTCTGCGCCCGGGGCGGCTACGGCACCACCCGCATCATCGACCAGCTTGACTTTTCGGGCTTTGCCCAGCACCCCAAGTGGGTAGCCGGCTTCAGCGACATTACCACCCTGAACTGCCACCTGCTGAAGCTGGGCTACGAAAGCATCCACGGGGTGATGGCCTTTATTTTCAACCAGGCGGGCGGCGAGGCGTCGTTGGAAAGTTTGCGCCGGGCGCTGTTTGGCGAACCAATCAGCTACGCGGTGCCGGCCCACCCGCTCAACCGCCCCGGCTCGGCCACCGGCGAGCTGATCGGCGGCAACCTGACCCTGCTGCAAAACCTGACCGGCACCGCCTCCGACTGCCCCACCGACGGCCGCATCCTGTTTCTGGAAGACGTGGCCGAATACCTGCTGAGTATCGACCGAATGATGGTGCACCTCGACCGCACCGGCAAGCTGCGCAACCTGGCCGGGCTGGTGGTGGGCCACTTCACCGACCCGCAGGACAACGCCGTGCCCTTCGGCCAGACGCCCGACGAAATTATTGCCACCTACGCGGCCAAGTACCAGTTTCCGGTGGCCTACGGCTTCCCGGTGGGCCACGAGCCCCAAAACATGGCCCTGATTTGTGGCCGCCCGGCCCGGCTGACCGTCACGGCCGCCGGCACCGAGCTGTCTTACCTCTAA
- a CDS encoding alpha/beta hydrolase fold domain-containing protein, whose translation MKKLLLFLLLLGLAGPAARAQAQIDTTRGRYYQPIFPNITTRANVVFGSAVTYAGSTQTLTMNIYEPTGDTVRRRPLLVFAHGGGFVSGSKTDQDVTELCQRYARLGYVTASIDYRLLFFPFDTVNIAKASVRATQDMRAAVRFFRQDAATSKTYRIHPGYIFAAGSSAGAFMALQLAYLNKTTEVPEYIGIGQFGGLEGNSGNPGYSSVVRGVVNLCGALGRPNWIEPGDVPFVSMHGTADGTVPYGKGSVGSGLPPQVVYGSGALKPRADAVNVPNPLYTFKNAGHVPYSGTSARALAYMDTTFRYVRDFLRPVLRQPGTVTGTRPQAPVAALQLYPLPAAEAVKLTAATGTVFQPHTLELLDATGRVVRRFRWEQPEQLLRREALKPGIYLLRGAGIATQRVLFE comes from the coding sequence ATGAAAAAACTTCTCCTCTTCCTGCTGCTGCTCGGGCTGGCCGGGCCCGCCGCCCGCGCCCAGGCCCAGATTGACACCACCCGGGGCCGCTACTACCAGCCCATTTTCCCGAACATCACCACCCGCGCCAACGTCGTGTTTGGCTCGGCCGTAACCTACGCGGGCAGCACCCAGACGCTGACCATGAACATCTACGAGCCCACCGGCGACACCGTGCGCCGCCGGCCCCTGCTGGTGTTTGCCCACGGCGGCGGCTTCGTGTCGGGCTCCAAAACCGACCAGGACGTAACCGAGCTGTGCCAGCGCTACGCCCGCCTGGGCTACGTCACGGCCAGCATTGACTACCGACTTTTGTTCTTTCCCTTCGACACGGTCAACATTGCCAAGGCCTCGGTGCGGGCCACCCAGGACATGCGGGCGGCGGTGCGCTTTTTCCGCCAGGACGCGGCTACCAGCAAAACCTACCGGATTCACCCCGGCTATATTTTCGCGGCCGGCAGCTCGGCCGGGGCGTTTATGGCCCTGCAGTTGGCCTACCTCAACAAAACCACTGAGGTGCCCGAGTACATCGGCATTGGCCAGTTTGGCGGGCTGGAAGGCAACAGCGGCAACCCCGGCTACTCCAGCGTCGTGCGCGGCGTCGTGAACCTGTGCGGCGCCCTGGGCCGCCCCAACTGGATTGAGCCCGGCGACGTGCCCTTCGTGAGCATGCACGGCACCGCCGACGGTACCGTGCCCTACGGCAAGGGCAGCGTGGGCAGCGGCCTGCCGCCCCAGGTGGTGTACGGCAGCGGCGCCCTGAAGCCCCGGGCCGACGCGGTGAACGTACCGAACCCGCTGTATACCTTCAAAAATGCCGGCCACGTGCCCTACAGCGGCACCAGCGCCCGCGCCCTGGCCTACATGGATACCACCTTCCGCTACGTGCGCGACTTTCTGCGGCCGGTGCTGCGCCAGCCCGGCACCGTGACGGGCACGCGCCCTCAGGCCCCGGTGGCCGCCCTGCAACTCTACCCCTTGCCCGCTGCCGAAGCCGTGAAGCTGACGGCCGCCACCGGCACCGTTTTTCAGCCCCACACGCTGGAGCTGCTCGACGCTACGGGCCGCGTAGTACGCCGCTTCCGCTGGGAGCAGCCCGAGCAGCTGCTCCGGCGCGAAGCTCTAAAGCCCGGCATCTACCTGTTGCGGGGCGCGGGTATAGCTACCCAGCGGGTTCTGTTTGAGTAA
- a CDS encoding homoserine dehydrogenase produces the protein MSRLSSTNLAVSALAASLAAPLRVGLIGFGCVGQGLYDILRQRPGFGAEIRRIAVKNPGKPRSLPVEAFSFQADELLHDPELDVLVEVIDDAREAFRLVSTALRQGRRVVTANKAMVAQHLPELIALEREFGGTLLYEAAVCGSIPVIRTLDAYFGQEPLRSVSGIVNGSSNYVLTRMGQDASEYAVALVEAQQQGFAETDPTLDMAAFDPRSKAVILAAHAYGALLQPEQVLNLGIENVSATDIAYAAVAGQKIKVVAGLYLLPDQQLTVLVTPQLVDPTSPLYAVDDEFNGVVIEAEFAGPQFLRGRGAGGHPTGSAVLADLAALRANQRYAYAKLAQPELTYTTDLEIEIYLRTDDELLLDQLGFTDITEEADEDGYIVGFVPLDALIQHRDRLRTAGAFIARTGNVRPATHATEVLEAASAV, from the coding sequence ATGTCCCGACTCTCGTCCACTAACCTCGCTGTATCGGCCCTGGCGGCTTCGTTGGCCGCGCCCCTGCGCGTGGGCCTCATCGGCTTCGGCTGCGTGGGGCAGGGCCTCTACGATATTCTGCGGCAGCGGCCCGGCTTTGGGGCCGAAATCCGCCGCATTGCCGTCAAGAACCCCGGCAAGCCCCGCTCCCTGCCGGTCGAGGCCTTCAGCTTTCAGGCCGACGAGCTGCTGCACGACCCCGAGCTGGACGTGCTGGTCGAGGTGATTGATGATGCCCGGGAAGCTTTCCGGCTGGTGAGCACCGCGCTGCGGCAGGGTCGGCGCGTGGTAACGGCCAACAAGGCCATGGTGGCCCAGCACCTGCCCGAGCTGATTGCCCTGGAGCGGGAGTTTGGTGGCACGCTCCTCTACGAAGCCGCCGTGTGCGGCAGCATTCCGGTTATCCGGACGCTGGATGCCTATTTCGGGCAGGAGCCATTGCGCAGCGTGAGCGGCATTGTCAACGGCTCGTCGAACTACGTGCTGACGCGCATGGGCCAGGACGCCTCGGAGTACGCCGTGGCCCTGGTGGAAGCCCAGCAGCAAGGCTTTGCCGAAACCGACCCCACGCTGGACATGGCCGCCTTCGACCCTCGCTCCAAAGCCGTGATTCTGGCCGCCCACGCCTACGGCGCCTTGTTGCAGCCCGAGCAGGTGCTGAACCTGGGCATCGAAAACGTGAGTGCCACCGACATTGCCTACGCGGCCGTGGCGGGCCAGAAAATCAAGGTGGTGGCCGGCCTCTACCTGCTGCCCGACCAGCAGCTCACGGTGCTCGTGACGCCCCAACTCGTAGACCCGACTTCGCCGCTGTATGCCGTCGACGACGAGTTCAACGGGGTGGTGATTGAGGCGGAGTTTGCCGGCCCGCAGTTTCTGCGGGGCCGCGGGGCGGGCGGGCATCCCACCGGCTCGGCCGTGCTGGCCGACCTGGCCGCGCTGCGGGCCAACCAGCGCTACGCCTATGCCAAGCTGGCCCAACCCGAGCTGACTTACACCACCGACCTGGAAATCGAAATCTACCTGCGCACCGACGACGAGTTGCTGCTCGACCAGCTGGGCTTCACCGACATCACCGAGGAGGCCGACGAGGACGGCTACATCGTGGGCTTCGTGCCCCTCGACGCCCTGATTCAGCACCGGGACCGGCTGCGCACGGCCGGGGCCTTCATTGCCCGCACCGGCAACGTGCGGCCCGCCACTCACGCGACGGAAGTGCTGGAAGCTGCCAGCGCGGTATAG
- a CDS encoding homoserine O-acetyltransferase family protein: protein MTDLRLLNLSAGLVLESGATLAPVQIAYQTFGTLNAARDNVVWVCHALTANADVLGWWPGLFGAGDYFDPADWFIVCANVLGSCYGSTGPLTPTGNAAEPLYQQFPLVTIRDLVAAHEALRQELGLTRIHTLIGGSLGGQQALEWAIQQPGVFAHLVVLATNAQHSPWGIAFNEAQRLAVFADATYHEGTPTGGQRGLKAARATALLSYRSYEAYGRTQAEPDPERLDAFRASSYQQHQGDKLVARFNAYSYVALSRTMDTHHVGRGRGDVATALRQIRARTLVISISSDVLFPPSEQQLLARHIPGAAYAEMDSQFGHDGFLIETGQITQLLEQFYVPTLVH from the coding sequence ATGACTGACTTACGGCTGTTGAACCTGTCGGCGGGACTCGTGCTGGAAAGCGGCGCGACGCTGGCCCCGGTGCAGATTGCCTACCAGACGTTTGGCACCCTGAACGCCGCCCGCGACAACGTGGTGTGGGTGTGCCACGCCCTCACGGCTAATGCCGACGTGCTGGGCTGGTGGCCCGGCCTGTTCGGGGCCGGCGACTATTTCGACCCGGCCGACTGGTTTATCGTGTGCGCCAACGTGCTGGGCTCGTGCTACGGCAGCACCGGCCCGCTGACTCCGACCGGCAACGCCGCGGAGCCGCTGTATCAGCAGTTTCCGCTGGTCACGATTCGGGACCTGGTGGCGGCCCACGAGGCCCTGCGCCAGGAGCTGGGCCTGACCCGGATTCATACTCTGATTGGGGGCTCTTTGGGCGGGCAGCAGGCGCTGGAATGGGCCATTCAGCAACCCGGGGTGTTTGCGCATCTAGTGGTGCTGGCGACCAACGCCCAACACTCGCCCTGGGGCATTGCCTTCAACGAGGCCCAGCGCCTGGCCGTTTTTGCCGATGCTACCTACCACGAAGGCACGCCCACCGGCGGGCAGCGGGGCCTGAAGGCGGCCCGGGCCACGGCCCTGCTCAGCTACCGCAGCTACGAGGCCTACGGCCGCACCCAGGCCGAGCCCGACCCGGAGCGCCTCGACGCCTTTCGGGCCAGCTCCTACCAGCAGCACCAGGGCGACAAGCTTGTGGCCCGCTTCAACGCCTACAGCTACGTGGCCCTGTCGCGCACGATGGACACGCACCACGTGGGCCGGGGCCGGGGCGACGTAGCCACCGCGCTACGCCAGATCCGGGCCCGCACGCTGGTCATCAGCATCAGCTCCGACGTGCTGTTTCCGCCCAGTGAGCAGCAGTTGCTGGCCCGCCACATTCCGGGCGCGGCTTATGCTGAAATGGATTCGCAGTTCGGCCACGACGGTTTCCTGATTGAAACCGGCCAAATCACCCAGCTTTTAGAACAGTTTTATGTCCCGACTCTCGTCCACTAA
- a CDS encoding O-acetylhomoserine aminocarboxypropyltransferase/cysteine synthase family protein, translating into MSTQALQFETLQLHAGQQPDPVTGARAVPLYQTTSYVFKNAEHGANLFALKEFGNIYTRLMNPTTDVFEQRVAALEGGVAALATGSGQAAQFIALNNILQAGDNFVSSSHLYGGTYNQFKVAFKRLGIEVRFADGDNPASFEALIDENTKAIYLETIGNPSFSIPDFERIAAIADKHDLPLIVDNTFGAGGYLFRPLEHGAHIVVESATKWIGGHGTSIGGVIVDGGKYDFGNGKFPQFTEPSEGYHGLVFNDVFGKNGPFGNIAFIIRARVEGLRDFGPAISPFNSWQLLIGLETLSLRVDRTVENALRIATWLEQHPQVESVNYPGLKSSPYHALAQKYLKRGYGGVLTFSIKGSKETATQFIDNLKLVSHLANVGDAKTLIIQPSATTHQQLSEEEQRAAGVTPTSLRLSVGIEHFDDIRADLAQAFDAVRNAAPTTSDDDEDTVVQPEVEHAAPLEV; encoded by the coding sequence ATGTCTACGCAAGCCCTGCAATTCGAGACCCTGCAACTCCACGCCGGCCAGCAGCCCGACCCCGTTACCGGTGCCCGCGCCGTGCCGCTGTACCAGACCACTTCCTACGTGTTCAAGAACGCCGAACACGGGGCCAACCTGTTTGCCCTGAAGGAATTTGGCAACATCTACACCCGGCTGATGAACCCCACCACCGACGTGTTTGAGCAGCGCGTGGCGGCCCTGGAAGGCGGCGTGGCCGCCCTCGCCACGGGCTCGGGGCAGGCGGCGCAGTTCATTGCTCTGAACAACATTCTGCAGGCCGGCGACAATTTCGTGAGCAGCTCCCACCTCTACGGGGGCACTTACAACCAGTTTAAAGTGGCCTTCAAGCGCCTGGGCATCGAGGTGCGCTTTGCCGACGGCGACAACCCGGCCAGCTTTGAGGCCCTGATTGACGAAAACACCAAGGCCATCTACCTCGAAACCATCGGCAACCCCAGCTTCAGCATTCCGGACTTCGAGCGGATTGCCGCCATTGCCGACAAGCACGATTTGCCGCTGATTGTGGACAATACCTTCGGGGCGGGCGGCTACCTGTTCCGGCCCCTGGAGCACGGCGCCCACATCGTGGTGGAGTCGGCCACGAAGTGGATTGGCGGGCACGGCACCAGCATCGGCGGCGTGATTGTGGACGGCGGCAAGTACGACTTCGGCAACGGCAAGTTTCCGCAGTTCACCGAGCCCTCGGAAGGCTACCACGGCCTGGTATTCAACGACGTATTCGGCAAGAACGGGCCGTTTGGCAACATTGCCTTTATCATTCGGGCCCGGGTGGAAGGCCTGCGCGACTTCGGCCCGGCCATCAGCCCCTTCAACTCCTGGCAGCTGCTCATCGGCCTCGAAACCCTGAGTTTGCGCGTCGACCGCACCGTGGAAAACGCCCTGCGCATTGCGACCTGGCTGGAGCAGCACCCGCAGGTAGAAAGTGTGAATTATCCGGGCCTGAAGAGCAGCCCCTACCACGCCCTGGCCCAGAAATACCTCAAGCGCGGCTACGGCGGCGTGCTGACTTTCAGCATCAAGGGCAGCAAGGAAACGGCCACCCAGTTTATCGACAACCTGAAGCTGGTAAGCCATTTGGCCAACGTGGGCGACGCCAAGACGCTGATTATTCAGCCCTCGGCCACTACCCACCAGCAGCTTTCCGAGGAAGAGCAGCGCGCCGCCGGCGTGACGCCCACCTCCTTGCGCCTGTCGGTTGGCATTGAACATTTCGACGATATCCGCGCGGATCTGGCCCAGGCCTTCGACGCCGTGCGCAACGCGGCTCCCACGACCTCCGATGACGACGAGGACACCGTGGTGCAGCCCGAAGTAGAACACGCTGCCCCGCTGGAGGTCTAA
- a CDS encoding LysM peptidoglycan-binding domain-containing protein, with protein sequence MGLFDFLSNKGEEKPVQPAAKPQTGGTDFFGNAAPGAATTQPAAAKGDSYTVVSGDSLSKIAKHHYGDASKWHQIYEANKAIIGANPDHIEVGQQLTLPTL encoded by the coding sequence ATGGGACTGTTTGATTTCCTCAGCAATAAAGGCGAAGAAAAACCTGTTCAACCCGCTGCCAAGCCCCAAACCGGCGGCACGGACTTCTTCGGCAATGCCGCCCCCGGCGCGGCCACCACGCAACCCGCCGCCGCAAAAGGCGACTCTTATACGGTTGTCAGCGGCGACTCGCTTTCCAAGATTGCCAAGCACCACTACGGCGACGCCTCCAAGTGGCACCAGATATACGAAGCCAACAAAGCCATTATCGGCGCGAACCCCGACCATATCGAAGTGGGCCAGCAGCTGACGCTCCCTACCCTTTAG
- a CDS encoding lysylphosphatidylglycerol synthase transmembrane domain-containing protein, translating to MPLTQQNNQEQQLLDKLKPSRIVLPVLIGLSVVGFMFWRSYRPGDLAPLADAKVHWLLITLAVLLARDLGYVYRIRHISERVLSWRQSLDVIMIWEFASCVLPSAVGGTAVASFILNKEGISLGKSMAYVMVTALLDNVYYVVTVPLVVWLAGNALYPHEALQGGLVTTLKVAFVVSYVLVTLYALLMLYAIFVNPQSVKRLMVRLFSLRGLRRWRAKAYQHGNEVVWASAQLRGNGAGYWLRAIGSTFFVWTARYLVIGCIIAAFVNVSWDEFLLIFGRNLTYKVILLLAITPGGAGIAEGAFPTFFGKFIGTPTMTNFVVLLYRIVTYYLYLVLGAVFLPRWVGRVFAGHKHP from the coding sequence ATGCCGCTCACCCAGCAGAACAATCAGGAGCAGCAGCTTCTCGACAAGCTCAAACCGTCGCGCATCGTGCTGCCGGTGCTGATCGGGCTGAGCGTGGTCGGGTTTATGTTCTGGCGCAGCTACCGGCCCGGCGACCTGGCCCCGCTGGCCGACGCCAAAGTGCACTGGCTGCTCATCACGCTGGCCGTGCTGCTGGCCCGCGACCTGGGCTACGTCTACCGCATTCGGCACATTTCGGAGCGGGTGCTGAGCTGGCGGCAGAGCCTGGACGTGATTATGATCTGGGAATTTGCGTCCTGCGTGCTGCCCTCGGCCGTGGGCGGCACGGCCGTGGCCTCGTTTATTCTCAATAAGGAAGGTATTTCTCTGGGAAAGTCGATGGCCTACGTGATGGTCACGGCCCTGCTCGACAACGTCTACTACGTCGTGACGGTGCCTTTGGTGGTGTGGCTGGCCGGCAACGCGCTGTACCCGCACGAGGCCCTGCAGGGCGGGCTGGTGACTACGCTCAAAGTAGCATTCGTGGTGAGCTACGTGCTGGTGACGCTCTACGCGCTGCTGATGCTGTACGCCATTTTCGTTAATCCGCAGTCGGTGAAGCGGCTGATGGTGCGGCTGTTTTCCCTGCGGGGGCTGCGGCGGTGGCGGGCCAAGGCCTATCAGCACGGCAACGAGGTGGTGTGGGCCTCGGCCCAGCTGCGCGGCAACGGAGCCGGCTACTGGCTGCGGGCCATCGGCTCCACGTTCTTCGTCTGGACGGCCCGCTACCTGGTTATCGGCTGCATCATTGCGGCCTTCGTCAACGTGAGCTGGGACGAGTTCCTGCTGATTTTCGGCCGCAACCTCACCTACAAAGTCATTCTGCTATTGGCCATTACGCCCGGCGGGGCCGGCATTGCCGAAGGCGCTTTTCCCACCTTCTTCGGCAAGTTTATCGGTACGCCCACCATGACCAACTTCGTGGTGCTGCTCTACCGCATCGTCACGTACTATCTGTATCTGGTGCTGGGCGCGGTGTTTCTGCCGCGTTGGGTGGGTCGGGTTTTTGCCGGCCACAAGCACCCGTAG
- the dxs gene encoding 1-deoxy-D-xylulose-5-phosphate synthase, producing MIVEPGELLAAINSPDDLKKLSEDQLVQVSQELRQFIIDSVSIYGGHFGASLGVVELTVALHYVFNTPYDQLVWDVGHQAYGHKILTGRRDRFPTNRRYGGMSGFPKRKESEYDAFGVGHSSTSIGAALGMAVASDYKGEKDRQHIAVIGDGAMTAGMAFEALNHAGVANSNLLVILNDNCMSIDPNVGALKEYLTDITTSRTYNKVRDELWNVLGKLSKFGPNPQQIARKVESAMKATLLKQSNLFEALNFRYFGPVDGHDVQHLATILQDLKSIPGPKILHCVTVKGKGYALAEKDQTLWHAPGLFDKITGEIHKKTYEKPQPPKYQDVFGHTMVELAEQNAKVMGVTPAMPSGCSLNIMMKAMPDRAFDVGIAEQHAVTFSAGLATQGLVPFCNIYSSFMQRAYDQVLHDVALQDLNVVFCLDRAGFAGADGPTHHGCYDIAYMRCIPNMVVAAPMNEEELRNLMYTAQLPDMGPFSIRYPRGEGVMPEWRTPFKKIAVGTGRVVREGEGVAILTIGHIGNYAVKATQQLAAEGLSVGHFDMRFAKPLDEEMLAAALSQYKAIVTVEDGCLQGGFGAAILEFMADHGYSVPVKRLGIPDRVVEHGTQDELYKECGFDADGIAAAVREMHGKVAAKAAVESVIL from the coding sequence ATGATTGTCGAACCCGGTGAATTGCTGGCGGCTATAAACTCGCCCGACGACCTAAAAAAGCTCAGTGAAGACCAACTGGTGCAAGTCAGCCAGGAGCTTCGACAGTTTATTATCGATTCCGTGTCTATCTACGGCGGCCACTTCGGGGCTTCGCTGGGCGTGGTAGAGCTGACGGTAGCCCTGCACTACGTCTTTAACACGCCCTACGACCAGCTGGTGTGGGACGTGGGCCACCAGGCCTACGGCCACAAGATCCTGACCGGGCGGCGCGACCGGTTCCCCACGAACCGACGCTACGGCGGCATGTCGGGCTTCCCCAAGCGCAAGGAGAGTGAGTACGACGCCTTCGGGGTGGGCCACAGCTCCACCAGCATCGGGGCCGCCCTGGGCATGGCCGTAGCCTCCGATTACAAAGGCGAGAAAGACCGGCAGCACATTGCCGTTATCGGCGACGGGGCCATGACGGCCGGTATGGCCTTCGAGGCCCTGAACCACGCCGGCGTGGCCAACTCCAACCTGCTGGTTATCCTCAACGACAACTGCATGAGCATCGACCCCAACGTGGGCGCGCTCAAGGAGTACTTGACCGATATTACCACCTCCCGCACCTACAACAAGGTGCGCGACGAGCTGTGGAACGTGCTGGGCAAGCTCAGCAAGTTCGGCCCCAACCCCCAGCAGATTGCCCGCAAGGTAGAGTCGGCCATGAAGGCCACGCTGCTCAAACAAAGCAACCTGTTCGAGGCCCTGAACTTCCGCTACTTCGGCCCCGTCGATGGGCACGACGTGCAGCACCTGGCTACCATTCTCCAGGATCTGAAAAGCATTCCGGGTCCCAAAATCCTGCACTGCGTGACGGTAAAGGGCAAAGGCTACGCCCTGGCCGAGAAAGACCAGACCCTGTGGCACGCACCCGGCCTGTTCGATAAGATTACCGGCGAGATTCACAAGAAAACCTACGAGAAGCCCCAGCCGCCCAAGTACCAGGACGTATTCGGGCACACGATGGTGGAGCTGGCCGAGCAGAACGCCAAGGTGATGGGCGTGACGCCCGCCATGCCCTCGGGCTGCTCCCTGAACATTATGATGAAGGCCATGCCCGACCGCGCCTTCGACGTGGGCATTGCCGAGCAGCACGCCGTGACCTTCTCGGCTGGCTTGGCTACCCAGGGCCTGGTGCCATTCTGCAACATCTACTCGTCCTTTATGCAGCGCGCCTACGACCAGGTGCTGCACGACGTGGCCCTGCAGGATCTGAACGTGGTGTTCTGCCTCGACCGGGCCGGTTTTGCCGGCGCCGACGGCCCTACCCACCACGGCTGCTACGACATTGCCTACATGCGCTGCATTCCGAACATGGTGGTAGCCGCCCCCATGAACGAGGAGGAGCTGCGCAACCTGATGTATACCGCCCAGCTGCCCGATATGGGGCCGTTCAGCATCCGCTACCCCCGCGGGGAGGGCGTGATGCCCGAGTGGCGCACCCCGTTCAAGAAAATTGCCGTGGGCACCGGCCGCGTGGTGCGCGAAGGGGAGGGCGTCGCCATCCTGACCATCGGCCACATCGGTAACTACGCCGTGAAGGCCACCCAGCAGCTGGCCGCCGAAGGCCTGAGCGTGGGCCACTTCGATATGCGCTTCGCCAAGCCCCTCGACGAGGAAATGCTGGCCGCCGCCCTGAGCCAGTACAAAGCCATTGTGACCGTGGAAGACGGCTGCCTGCAGGGCGGCTTCGGCGCGGCCATCCTGGAGTTCATGGCCGACCACGGCTACTCGGTGCCCGTCAAGCGCCTCGGCATCCCGGACCGCGTAGTGGAGCACGGCACCCAGGATGAGCTCTACAAAGAGTGCGGCTTCGACGCCGACGGTATTGCCGCCGCCGTACGCGAGATGCACGGCAAAGTAGCCGCCAAGGCCGCCGTAGAATCAGTGATTCTGTAA